A window of the Thermoleophilia bacterium SCSIO 60948 genome harbors these coding sequences:
- the argH gene encoding argininosuccinate lyase, translating into MARIDEPQDPLFQAINTSLGFDRRLWREDIRGSIAHARGLERAGVLDAAERDRLISGLEAVGAEIESREFDFERGDEDIHMAIERRLTELVGPLGGKLHTARSRNDQVATDVALHVRGRATEARLLIASLMERLLELATEHDSDPLPGYTHLQRAQPVYLGHHLLAYFWMLRRDARRFEQVLEAAEEMPLGSGALAGLNFELDRETTAEELGFARPAPNSIDAVSNRDFVLDFLYAASACATHLSRIGAEIVLWSSSEFGFCEPDPGFSSGSSIMPQKKNPDAAELLRAKAPRITASLTTLLGVTHALPLAYSKDLQEDKPALFAAADELELALRVAERMLRGLRFDTERMASAAADDLPAATDVADMLVERGMPFREAHGIVGDLVRLAVETGRGLAELTPDELAERSELLDERYFELLGDRGWLESKRSPGGTSSAALAAQIDRATAALGELRSEP; encoded by the coding sequence ATGGCGCGCATCGACGAGCCCCAGGATCCGCTCTTCCAGGCGATCAACACCTCGCTCGGCTTCGACCGCCGGCTGTGGCGCGAGGACATCCGCGGGTCGATCGCACACGCGCGCGGGCTCGAGCGCGCCGGCGTCCTCGACGCGGCGGAGCGCGACAGGCTGATCTCCGGCCTCGAGGCCGTCGGCGCCGAGATCGAGTCGCGCGAGTTCGACTTCGAGCGCGGCGACGAGGACATCCACATGGCGATCGAGCGGCGGCTGACCGAGCTCGTCGGACCGCTCGGCGGCAAGCTCCACACAGCCAGGTCGCGGAACGACCAGGTGGCGACGGACGTGGCGCTCCACGTCCGCGGTCGGGCGACCGAGGCCCGGCTGCTGATCGCCTCGCTGATGGAGCGCCTGCTCGAGCTCGCGACCGAGCACGATTCGGACCCCCTGCCGGGCTACACCCACCTCCAGCGCGCCCAGCCGGTCTACCTCGGGCACCACCTGCTCGCCTACTTCTGGATGCTGCGCCGCGACGCGCGGCGCTTCGAGCAGGTGCTCGAGGCCGCCGAGGAGATGCCGCTGGGCTCCGGCGCCCTCGCCGGACTGAACTTCGAGCTCGACCGTGAGACCACGGCCGAGGAGCTCGGATTCGCCCGCCCCGCGCCGAACTCGATCGACGCGGTCTCCAACCGCGACTTCGTCCTCGACTTCCTCTACGCGGCGTCGGCCTGCGCGACCCATCTGTCGCGGATCGGCGCGGAGATCGTGCTGTGGTCCTCGAGCGAGTTCGGTTTCTGTGAGCCCGACCCCGGCTTCTCGTCGGGGTCGAGCATCATGCCCCAGAAGAAGAACCCCGACGCCGCCGAGCTCCTGCGCGCGAAGGCGCCGCGGATCACGGCGTCGCTGACCACGCTGCTCGGGGTCACCCACGCGCTCCCGCTCGCCTACTCGAAGGACCTGCAGGAGGACAAACCGGCGTTGTTCGCCGCGGCCGACGAGCTCGAGCTCGCGCTGCGAGTGGCCGAGCGGATGCTCCGCGGCCTGCGCTTCGACACCGAACGGATGGCGTCGGCGGCCGCCGACGATCTCCCCGCGGCCACCGACGTCGCCGACATGCTCGTCGAGCGCGGGATGCCGTTCCGCGAGGCGCACGGAATCGTCGGCGACCTCGTCCGGCTCGCGGTCGAGACGGGTCGCGGGCTCGCCGAGCTGACCCCCGACGAGCTCGCCGAGCGCTCCGAGCTGCTCGACGAGCGCTACTTCGAGTTGCTCGGCGATCGTGGCTGGCTCGAGTCCAAGCGCTCGCCCGGCGGGACCTCCTCAGCCGCGCTGGCGGCTCAGATCGACCGAGCGACCGCCGCGCTCGGCGAGCTGCGCTCGGAGCCTTGA
- a CDS encoding DNA-3-methyladenine glycosylase — protein MPAPTGKPLGSAFFDRSAHDVARDLLGATLRYGGVGGVIVETESYVESDPACHAHVGVTARTSTLFDRPGIAYVYLSYGIHSLLNCVTEPEGEAGAVLIRGLRPVWGIDAMLRRRNVARGELCSGPGKLTQALGIGLDDNARPLDAEPFELRGRDPSAPPPPIVTGPRIGITKGVEFPWRYCVRGERDVSRPRPPGWALGAD, from the coding sequence GTGCCCGCGCCTACCGGGAAGCCGCTGGGCAGCGCCTTCTTCGACCGCTCCGCCCACGACGTCGCCCGCGATCTGCTCGGCGCGACGCTTCGCTACGGCGGCGTCGGCGGGGTGATCGTCGAAACGGAGAGCTACGTCGAGTCCGACCCGGCCTGCCACGCGCACGTCGGTGTGACGGCGCGGACGAGCACGCTGTTCGACCGCCCGGGCATCGCCTACGTCTACCTCTCCTACGGCATCCACTCGCTGCTCAACTGCGTCACGGAGCCCGAGGGCGAGGCCGGCGCGGTGCTGATCCGCGGCCTGCGCCCGGTCTGGGGCATCGACGCGATGCTCAGGCGGCGAAACGTCGCACGAGGGGAGCTCTGCTCGGGTCCTGGAAAGCTGACCCAGGCGCTCGGTATCGGCCTCGACGACAACGCCCGGCCACTCGACGCTGAGCCGTTCGAGCTCCGTGGGCGCGACCCGTCCGCACCGCCTCCACCGATCGTCACCGGACCCCGCATCGGGATCACGAAGGGCGTCGAGTTCCCGTGGCGCTACTGCGTCAGGGGCGAGCGCGACGTGTCGCGCCCGCGGCCACCCGGGTGGGCGCTCGGCGCGGACTAG
- a CDS encoding tyrosine--tRNA ligase, translated as MLRGASDVLPSGRLVEQLSAGRALRVKFGVDPTSPDIHLGHTVVLNRLRMFQELGHTVVLIIGDQTARVGDPSGRSELRPQLEPAEIEANTLTYTDQAFRVLDRDRTELRYNSEWLAMGSEGFIDLMRRFTVARLLERDDFARRIERAEPISMLELLYPIMQGYDSVAVRSDVELGGSDQKFNLLFGRTVQESFGMPPQSIMTLPILPGTDGVRKMSKSYGNYVGVTDPPGEIFGRLMSIPDEVMGTYYELLLGEALDPGAHPAVAKRALARRITDRFAGPGEGERAEATFDRVHRDGAVPDDVETFPIGPRDGEVHLPAVLAAAFGLSRSEARRGLGSGAVRLDGEPLDGGRLDVPAGELDGRVIRFGKRRQARLEAH; from the coding sequence CTGCTCCGCGGAGCGAGCGACGTGCTGCCGAGCGGTCGCCTGGTCGAGCAGCTCAGCGCGGGCAGGGCGCTGCGGGTCAAGTTCGGCGTCGATCCGACGAGCCCCGACATCCACCTCGGCCACACCGTCGTGCTCAACCGGCTGCGGATGTTCCAGGAGCTCGGTCACACCGTCGTCCTGATCATCGGTGACCAGACCGCGCGCGTCGGAGACCCGTCGGGGCGCTCCGAGCTTCGCCCCCAGCTCGAGCCCGCCGAGATCGAGGCGAACACGCTCACGTATACGGACCAGGCCTTCCGCGTGCTCGATCGCGACCGGACCGAGCTCAGATACAACAGTGAGTGGCTGGCGATGGGGAGCGAGGGCTTCATCGACCTGATGCGCCGCTTCACCGTCGCCCGTCTGCTCGAGCGCGACGACTTCGCTCGGCGGATCGAGCGCGCCGAGCCGATCTCGATGCTCGAGCTCCTGTACCCGATCATGCAGGGCTACGACTCCGTCGCCGTTCGCTCGGACGTCGAGCTCGGCGGATCCGATCAGAAGTTCAATCTGCTCTTCGGGCGCACCGTCCAGGAGTCCTTCGGGATGCCACCGCAGTCGATCATGACCCTGCCGATCCTCCCCGGCACCGACGGCGTGCGCAAGATGAGCAAGTCCTATGGCAACTACGTCGGGGTCACGGACCCGCCCGGGGAGATCTTCGGGCGGTTGATGAGCATCCCCGATGAGGTCATGGGCACCTACTACGAGCTCCTGCTCGGCGAGGCACTCGATCCGGGCGCTCATCCAGCCGTCGCCAAGCGAGCGCTCGCGCGCCGGATCACCGATCGGTTCGCCGGACCGGGCGAGGGGGAGCGCGCCGAGGCGACGTTCGATCGTGTTCATCGCGACGGCGCCGTGCCTGACGACGTGGAGACCTTCCCGATCGGGCCCCGTGACGGCGAGGTCCATCTCCCGGCGGTCCTCGCCGCCGCGTTCGGTCTCAGCCGCTCCGAGGCCCGCCGCGGACTCGGCTCGGGCGCGGTACGCCTCGACGGCGAGCCCCTCGACGGCGGTCGGCTCGACGTGCCGGCCGGCGAGCTCGACGGTCGTGTGATCCGCTTCGGGAAGCGCCGTCAGGCGCGCCTCGAGGCGCACTGA